The Micromonas commoda chromosome 1, complete sequence region cAGCGCAGGGCGGACGGCGTGGCGAGGCGTAAGGAGTGGAACGCGAAGGCGGAGTCGGCGGACCGCGAGGCTTGCAGAGTTCGCGTCCAGatgcgcctcgacgcggcgaggaaaaaAAAAGAAGCCATCGACGAGGaacacgcgtcggcgctcgccatgcgcggcgcggagcgggaggaacggcgcgaggtggcggcgttgcaacgcgcgagggctcgggcggcggacgcggagtggcgcgcgtccatcgcgcgggagAGACACGTCAAGATTTGCGCCACATCCGAAAAGTTGGATCGGAGGTTGAGGCTCGAgagcgctcgcgtcgccgcggagctggcgcgggacgaggaggcgttcCTCGCCAAAATCGCGAGCCGAGCCGAGCGCATCGGGGTTGAGGCGGACGGCGTCATggcccgcgcgttcgacgtggaggcgagggcggaggaggaggcgtaTAGGCGCGAGGCATCGGCGGGGCGGATGCATTTCGAACACTCCGGAGCGTTTGCGACGAGCCTCGGTGACGACGGCCGAGTcgtgtcgtcgccggtgggAGCCAAGAAGGTTTACGACGCTTCCCTGGATGGGAGTACGCACGGCTTGGACGTGTTCGTCGCGACtcccggcgtcgttcgcggcccCGGCGCGCTGTTCTCGTACGAGCCGGGGTCGTCGGAGACTGGCGAATAGACCCAAAATCTTGAGTCATTTTCGATCCATCTGAACGCACTGATTAAGGATCTGAGTCTGGAGGAAACGGGGCGCGACCACCCTCCATCCacaccctccgcgcgctcctccaccTTCAGCGCACGCGACGAACATCGCCATGCAGGCCCCGATCCCCGTCACCCTCCTCTCCggcttcctcggcgccggtaAGACCACGCTGCTCAAGCGCATCGTGGAGAACGCCGGGAActtccgcgtcgccgtggtcgtgaacgacgtcgcggcgctcaacaTCGACAGCGCTCTCGTGCGgaacacgcgcgcgctcgatcccAACGAACCGGGCTTGGTGGAGCTGCAGAACGGGTGCGTGTGCTGCACGCTGCGCGCCGACCTCGTCAAGGCcatcgcggacctcgccgcccagcgcaagttcgacgccatcgtcgtggAATCCTCCGGGGTCTCGGAGCCCGCGCAGGTTGCCGAGACGTTCGGCATCgacgtgagcgacgcggccgacgacCCGTCTGACTTGGACCCGCGGGAGGCCAgagagctcgccgccgcggtcaaaTCTTTGCGTGGTGCGTCCACCTTGGAGCAGGTCGCGCGCCTGGACACgtgcgtcaccgtcgtcgacgccgccgcgttcaacggcgacctcgcgtcgccggccgaTCTCTTAGAGCGATTCGGCGCCAGGGAaacgggcggcgaggcggccgaCTCGGACGGCGACAGGAGCGTCGCGCAGCTCCTCGTCTCGCAGATCGAGTTCGCCGACCTCATCGTCCTCAACAAGTGCGACCTCGTGTCCCGcaacgacgtcctcgccgtcaaGTCCGCGCTTGCGCAGCTCAACCCCGGAGCCGAGATCGTCCTGGCGACTCGCGCGGACGTGCCCCTGAACAAACTGCTAGGGACCGGCAGGCacgacccggcgcgcgccgcgaacgccgcggggtgGCTCCGCACCTTACAGGACAAGAACaaccaccgcgtcgtcgagaccAAGGAGTACGGCATATGCAACTTCGTGTACaaggcgcggacgccgtttCACCCGCAGAGGCTCCGCGCTTTTCTGCACGActtcgccgccatcctcgacTTTGAcgagaccgaggaggaggaggtgttCGTCGAGATGGACGCCGACATgatggacggcgacgacgtggacgtggacgacgtggatcatggcggcgacgacctcgagccGGAGAACGCCATGGCGATGCCGCTGGAAGTTCGAAAGGCTGAGACGGATGCCAAACTTAAGGCTTCAATCGCAAAGTTCGGCAGAGTGTTTCGCAGCAAGGGCTTCGTCTGGAtcgcggggcgcgatgaCACGTGCGGCGAGTGGGgccacgcgggcgcggtgctccAACTGACCTGCGGAGGGCCCTGGATGGGCTTGTTGCCCGAGGAGATGTGGCCGGAGGATGGaagcgacgagcgcgacttGTTGGAACGAGATTTCGTCAACCCCATCCTGATGGACCGCCGGCAGGAGCTGGTGTTCATCGGCGTGCACA contains the following coding sequences:
- a CDS encoding predicted protein, with the protein product NIAMQAPIPVTLLSGFLGAGKTTLLKRIVENAGNFRVAVVVNDVAALNIDSALVRNTRALDPNEPGLVELQNGCVCCTLRADLVKAIADLAAQRKFDAIVVESSGVSEPAQVAETFGIDLAAAVKSLRGASTLEQVARLDTCVTVVDAAAFNGDLASPADLLERFGARETGGEAADSDGDRSVAQLLVSQIEFADLIVLNKCDLVSRNDVLAVKSALAQLNPGAEIVLATRADVPLNKLLGTGRHDPARAANAAGWLRTLQDKNNHRVVETKEYGICNFVYKARTPFHPQRLRAFLHDFAAILDFDETEEEEVVFRSKGFVWIAGRDDTCGEWGHAGAVLQLTCGGPWMGLLPEEMWPEDGSDERDLLERDFVNPILMDRRQELVFIGVHMNRSAIVAALDRCLVTRDEWKLGLDGFVSDEEDPFPKWPSLEDMNLGANDGHDHRGHHHGHGHHH